One window of the Arthrobacter sp. zg-Y919 genome contains the following:
- a CDS encoding ATPase, T2SS/T4P/T4SS family translates to MDAVGIVEDEVRELIRVRGLDPASQLAEVRRLVAEAVADYDERSLLGSLPPLGALEQARRRVYDAVAGFGSLQPLLDDPTVEEVWINSPTDIYAARDGRSELTSVTLSADQIRDLVERMLKTSGRRLDLSSPFVDAALPDGSRLHVVIPDITRRHWAVNIRKFIARASRLEHLVQLGTLTPQAAGFLAAAVSSGLNILVSGATQAGKTTLLNCLGSAIGPRERVVTVEEIFELQLPLRDVVGLQCRQSNLEGTGEIPLRRLVKEALRMRPDRLIVGEVREAESLDMLIALNSGLPGMCSVHANSAHDAVTKICTLPLLAGGNISSAFVVPTVASCIDLVVHCARTGAGKRQVMEVLALGSRVENGVIESSSVFHRTDGRLEVTAVSMPAPEKFARGGYNVAELLAVRV, encoded by the coding sequence GTGGATGCCGTGGGGATAGTGGAGGACGAGGTCCGGGAACTGATCCGCGTACGCGGATTGGATCCGGCAAGCCAGCTTGCCGAAGTGCGGCGGCTGGTGGCGGAAGCCGTCGCGGATTATGACGAGCGCTCCCTTCTCGGATCGCTGCCGCCGTTGGGAGCACTGGAGCAGGCACGCCGGCGGGTGTACGACGCCGTTGCGGGGTTTGGCTCCCTGCAGCCGCTGCTGGACGACCCTACGGTGGAGGAAGTCTGGATCAACTCACCGACGGACATTTACGCCGCCCGTGACGGCCGGTCGGAACTGACCTCCGTGACACTGTCTGCAGACCAGATCCGGGACCTGGTGGAGCGGATGCTGAAGACCTCCGGCCGGCGGCTGGATCTGTCTTCGCCGTTCGTCGATGCCGCCCTGCCGGACGGTTCCCGTCTGCATGTGGTCATCCCGGACATCACACGCCGGCACTGGGCAGTGAATATCCGCAAGTTCATCGCCCGGGCCAGCCGCCTGGAACATCTGGTGCAGCTGGGGACCCTGACCCCGCAGGCTGCAGGCTTCCTTGCCGCGGCAGTCTCCAGCGGGCTTAACATCCTGGTCTCCGGGGCCACCCAGGCCGGAAAAACAACCCTGCTGAACTGCCTCGGCTCAGCGATAGGCCCGCGGGAGAGGGTGGTCACGGTCGAGGAGATCTTCGAGCTGCAGCTGCCGCTGCGGGATGTGGTCGGCCTGCAGTGCAGGCAGTCGAACCTGGAGGGCACGGGGGAGATACCGCTGCGCAGGCTGGTCAAGGAGGCCCTGCGGATGAGGCCGGACCGCCTGATCGTGGGGGAGGTGCGTGAAGCGGAGAGCCTGGACATGCTGATCGCCTTGAATTCCGGGCTTCCGGGGATGTGCAGCGTCCACGCCAACAGCGCGCACGACGCAGTGACGAAAATCTGTACGCTCCCACTGCTGGCGGGTGGGAACATTTCCAGCGCCTTCGTGGTCCCCACCGTGGCGTCCTGCATCGACCTCGTGGTTCACTGCGCACGCACCGGCGCGGGGAAGCGCCAGGTCATGGAGGTCCTGGCACTGGGCAGCCGGGTGGAAAACGGAGTGATCGAATCCTCGTCCGTGTTTCACCGGACAGACGGCCGGCTCGAGGTAACAGCGGTGTCCATGCCTGCCCCGGAAAAGTTCGCACGTGGCGGGTACAACGTGGCGGAGCTCCTGGCGGTGCGGGTGTGA